TGTCGGGCAGGTTCGGGACGCCCCACGACTCGTTGATCGGCACCCACGCGACGATGCACGGGTGGCTGAGATCCCGCCGGATCGCCTCCAGCCACTGCCGCGCGAGCCGCTCGATCGACCTGCGCGTGTGGCGGTAGGCGCTCGGCATCTCCTCCCAGACGAGCAGGCCGAGCTTGTCGGCCCAGTACAGGTACCGCGGATCCTCGATCTTCTGGTGCTTCCTCGCGCCGTTGAAGCCCATCTGCTTCGTGAGCTCGACGTCGCGGCGCAGCGCCTCGTCGTCGGGGGCGGTCATCCCCGTCCCGTCCCAGTAGCCCTGGTCGAGCACCATCCGGAGCAGGTACGCCCGCCCGTTCAGGAGGAAGCGGTCGCCGCGGACGGCCACCGAGCGCAGCGCCGTGTAGCTCTTCACGCGGTCGATCACCATGCCGGCCTGATCGTAGAGGACGATGTCGGCGTCGATCAGCGTCGGGCGCTCGGGGCACCACAGGAGCTCGTTGCGGAAGTCGTCGATGCCCGGATCGGAGAGCGTGATGCGCCGGTGAACCTCCCCGGCCACGACCGTGTACTGATCGTTCGCGATCGTCATGTCGCCGATCCGCAGCCGCACCCCGACGCGCGCGCCCTCCACCGGCGCGTTGGCCACGTGGACCTCGACCGCGATCTCCCAGCGCTCGAGGTTCGGGGTCCACCTGAGGTAATCGACGTGCATGCGCGGCACGCGCTCGAGCCACACCGTCTGCCAGATCCCCGTCGTCCGCGGGTACCAGATGGAGTGAGGCTCGAGCTTCCAGTCCTGCTTGCCGCGAGGCTTCGCGAGCTCGTTCGGATCGTCGTACGCCTGCACCACGATCGTGACGCCCTCGCGCCCCTTGGCGTGCGCCGTGATGTCGATCTCGAACGGCGTGTAACCGCCCTCGTGATCACCGGCGAAGCTGCCGTCGATCCACACCCTGGCCAGGTAGTCCACGGCGCCGAAGTGCAGGATGAGCCGCTCGGACGCGTCCAGCTCCGGCACCTGGACCCGCCGTCGATACCAGCAGGCCTTGAAGAAGCCGGTGTTGCCGATCCCGCTCCGCGGCGTCTCCGGGGCGAACGGCACCTCGATCGTCCGGTCGAAGCGCGCGTCGGCCGGGGAGGACCACTCCGCCCGGGGGTCGAGCGCGAACTCCCAGGGCCCGTTCAGCGAGGTCCAGCCTTCTCGCCGGAGCAGAGGGCGCGGGTAACCTTGGCCGCCGCTGTCGGCCGTCGGCGGCACCGAACCTGGAATACCGATCTGTGCGAGGTGCTGTCGAGACATGGGTCTGTTCAGGCAGCGACGGTCACCGCCGCGCCGTCGAGCGTGGCTTCGCGGATCTGGTCGAAGGTGGCGAGGGCCTGACCGACGACCTGGTCCATGTTGTAGTACCGGTAGGTCGCGAGCCTCCCGACGAAGCGGACGTTCGGCGTGGCCTCGGCGAGGGCCTTGTACTTCCGGTACAGCTCCCCGTTCTCGGGCCGCGGCACCGGGTAATAGGGGTCGCCCTCGTCTCTCGGGAACTCGTACACGACGCTCGTCTTCGGGTGCTCTTGCCCCGTGAGGTACTTGAACTCCGTGATGCGGGTGTAGTCGTGCTCATTCGGGTAGTTGATGACCGCGTTCGGCTGGAAGACCTCCCTGTCGTGCGTATCGAACTTGAATTCGATTGATCGGTAGGGAAGCTTCCCGTAGCGGAAGTCGAAGAACGCGTCCACAGGCCCGGTATAGATCATCTCCCTGAAGCTCACCTCGTTCATGAACTCGCGATAGTCGGTGTTCAGGAGCACACGGATATTCTTGTGGTCGAGCATGTTCTCGAACATCCGCGTGTAGCCGCGCAGCGGCATCGCCTGGAACTCGTCCGTGAAGTACCGGGAATCGTGGTTCGTGCGCGCCGGCACGCGCGAGGCGACCGCGGCGTCGAGCTCCGACGGGTCGAGGCCCCACTGCTTCCGCGTGTAGTTGCGAAAGAACTTCTCATAGAGCTCCCGGCCCACCTTGCTGACGACCGCGTCCTCGGAGGTGCGGCAGTGCTTGATCGGCTCGGCGACGCGCGCGAAGAACGCCTCGACCTCGGCGGGCGAGTAGCTGGTTCCGTAGAGGGCGTTGACCGTATCCACGTTGATCGGGAACGGGACGAGCTTGCCGTCGACGTGCGCGAGCACGTGGTGCTCGTACGGGCGCCAGCCGGTGAACTGCGACAGGTAGCGGAAGATGCGCGGCGACGCCGTGTGGAAGATGTGGGGACCGTACTTGTGGATGAGGATCCCGGCGTCGTCGTAGCAGTCGTACGCGTTGCCGCCGATGTGAGGCCTCTTGTCGCACAGGAGGACCGACCGGTTCATCTGCGAGGCGAGGCGCTCCGCGAGCACGCTGCCAGCGAACCCGGCGCCGACGATCAGGTAGTCGAACACGGTACGTCCCCTCCCGTCCGGGCGGCCGATGGACGCTTGGATTGGAGTGTGTCGGCGATGAGCGTCGACATCGATCGCCATGTCCTGTCCCATGACGTCGCGCTCACCATCTCGTCCGCGATCGCGACGTGCTCCTCCCGCGGCCCAGAGAGCGCCGCATCGACCGCGGCCGTGAAGGTCGAGGCGTCGGCGATGTGGACCGCCTTCTTGTCGCCGTACGGCGTGACAACGTCACGGATGGCGGTGGAGACGACCGGCTTCCCCGCGGCGAGGTACTCGAGCGTCTTCGTCGGGCTGATGAACCGGGTCGCCTCGTTGAGCGCGAACGGCATGATGGCGACGTCCCAGCCGCGGAGATAGGCCGGGAGATCCTGATACGGTCTCTGGCCGAGCCAGTGGATGTTCGGCCGCCGGGGCAGCGTGGCGGGGTCGATCTTCACGACCGGCCCGAGCATCACGAGCTGGAAGTCGGGCCGCTCCTTGGCCACACGGGCGACGAGATCGATGTCGAGCCGCTCGTCGATGACGCCGAAGAACCCGAGGCGCGGCCTCGGGACGCCGCGCTGGTCGTCCGGCTCCGAGGTCTGCCCGCGCGCCTTCGCGAAGTGGGCCGCGTCGACGCTGCTCGGGAAGGCGTACACCGACGGGTGGTGGGCGCGCTTCGCCTCGTAGAGGCTCTGGCCGCCGGTGAACACGAGATCGGCCCGCGCGAACAGCTCGCGCTCCCGATCCCGGAGCAGCGGCGGGGCGCCCCGGAAGGCGGAAAGTTCATCCATGCAGTCGTAAACGACGAGCGATGGCTCCACGTCGGCGGCGATGGGCAGCGACATCGGCGTGTACAACCATAGGATCGGCTGCCGGATGTCCTGCTCCCGCACGAGAGAGTTGAGCAGGTGTCGCTGCTGCGCGAGGGCCTCCTCCGGCTCGGCGCGGCGGCGGAGGTGGGGGACGATGACGGTGAGATTGGCCTCGACGTGCCTCGCGTCGAGCCTCGGGGGCCCGTCCTCGAACATGGGCTCTTCGACGAAATAGACCCGCCTCTCCTGCGCGAAGCGACTCATCAAGTGGTTGGGTCGCTGGAAGACGAAGTTCCAGCGCAGGTGCGAGAAACAGAGGAGATCCGGCCCGGCCTGCTTCATCTTGTCTCCGATTTCTGTGATTGGGATCGTACCGCGCCAGGTCTTAGCAAGTTACGCGCCGGCGACGGGATGGAGCCATCGACCGTCACGTCGCGTCACGTCGCGACCGGGCGAGGTCACGGCCTTGAAAACTGCGCCAATCCGCTACATGACCCGCGCGGCGCGCCGAACAGCGAGGTGCTCTCGCCTGCGTTGTGCTCGGTGAGCGCGATACGGATGAACCTGTCACGGATGAGCAAGACGCGCCGCGTTCAGGCGTTTCCTGCTGGGGCCTCGCAAAAGCCGCAACTGGGCTGCACCCTGATAGGCGCCTCAGGAGGCGAGAACGGTTGTGGATGCAGGATGCTTGCCGGGGGCTCTCTCCGGCAGGGCGCTGTCCGCGCGTTCCGTGTCCGCGCGTCAGCGCGCGAGGCGAGAGAAGAAGGCTCGAATCGACGGAATGCACATCGCTCCTGGTCCCCGCAGAACCGCCGAGGCTGCGCGCCTGCCGAGGCGCAGCGGCCGGCACGCGGGCCAACGGCGGCAGAGATCGCTCCTGCTGACGCCGTGCGCTCGCAGCGAGAGCGACCGTCGGAACAGGGCCGCTCGTGGCCCGACGGGCGCCGCAGCGGCGGTCATGGCGCGCTCCTTGCTGCTTACTCGCCGACAGGGCGCCGCCTGCTAGGGCGGGCAGGAGGGTTCAGCCGGACCTCGAGCGATGGGCTTACCGTTCGCCGGGCGTCATCCACTTGGCCTCGGCGCTCGGGCGCCACGCGGCCAGCAGCTCCAGGAGGGCCGGCGCATCGTCGGCGACCTGCAGCACGGCGCGATGAGCCGGCTTCATGAACTGCTCGGCCACCACGTGATCGAGAAACGCGATGAGCGGGCGGTAATACCCCGCCACGTCGAGCAGCCCGACCGGCTTGTCCTGAGAGCCGAGCTGCGTCCAAGTCCACACCTCGAACAGCTCTTCCAGCGTCCCGACGCCCCCCGGCAGGGCGATGAACGCGTCCGCGAGGGCGGCCATCTCCGCCTTGCGCTGGTGCATCGTCTCGACCACGCGGAGCTCGGTCAGCCCGCGGTGCTCGATCTCCCGCTGGTTGAGGAACCCCGGGATGACGCCGATCACCTCACCGCCGCGCGCGAGCGCCGCGTCGGCGACCGCGCCCATGAGCCCGACGCGGCCACCCCCGTACACGAGCCCGATCCCTCTCGCCGCCAGGAGCTCACCGAGCCGCACGGCCGCCTCGCGGTAGGCCGGCGATACGCCGGGGTTCGACCCGCAGTAAACGCAGATCCTGGAGAGCGTTCTCATGGGCGCGAGCCTACGCCGGCAGGCGAGCTCGTCCAAGCGGGGATCGGTGGGCCAGCGCGCCGTGGGAGGTAACATTCCCCCCGGCGGCGCGCCCTCGCCCCCCCGCGCCGCGGCCTGGCACCGCCGCGTGGCGGCGGTGCCGTGGCCGGCGGCTCACTCCTTGTCGAGCTTGCCGACGAGGCTCAGCGTGAAGAACGCGCCCATGTACTTGAAGTGCGGGCGCACCTGCATGTCGACCTTGTACCAGCCGGCGTTACCCGGCACCTCGGTCACGATGATCTTCGCCTTGCGGAGCGGCCTGCGCCCGCGCGTCGCCGCGGAGACGACGTCCTGATCGGCGACGTACTGGCCGATCCAGTCGTTGAGCTCCTTCTCGAGATCGGCGCGCTCCTTCCACGTACCGATCTGCTCGCGCTGCAGCACCTTCAGGTAGTGCGCGATGCGGCACATGATGAACATGTACGGCAGCTGCGTGCCGAGCCGGTAGTTCATCTCGGCCGCCCTGCCCTCGTCGCTCTGCCCGAAGAACTTCGCCTTCTGGGCGGAGTTGGCCGAGAAGAAGGCGGCGTTGTCCGAGTCCTTGCGGAACGTGAGCCCGATGAAGCCCTCCTCGGAGAGCTCGAACTCGCGCCGCTCGGTGAGCATGATCTCGGTCGGCACCTTCGTCTGGATCTCGCCCATCGCCTCGTACTGGTGGAGCGGCAGGTTCTCGACGGAGCCGCCCGCCTGGGGGCCGATGATGTTCGGACACCAGCGGTACTTGGCGAAGCTGTCGGCGAGCCGGGTGGCGAAGGCGTACGTCGCGTTGCCCCAGCAGTACGCGTCGTGCTTGCCGACCACGTCCTCCTCGTAGTTGAACGCCTTCACCGGGACGGTGTTGGCGCCGAAGGGCAGGCGGAGCAGGAAGCGCGGCATCACGAGCCCGACGTAGCGCGCGTCCTCGGTCTCGCGGAACGCGTTCCACTTCGTGTACTGCGGCCCCTCGAAGAGCGCCTTGAGGTCCTTCAGGTTGGGCAGCCCCTGGAAGTCCTTCAGGCCGAAGAACTGCGGTCCGGCCGCCGCGATGAAGGGCGCGTGCGACATCGTCGCGACAGCGGCGCACTTCTGCAGGAGCGCGATGTCCTGCGGGCCCGGGCCGAACTCGTAGTTCGCGATGATCGCGCCGACCGGCTTGCCGCCGAACTGCCCGAACTCGGCCGAGTAGACGATCTTGTAAAGGCCGCTCTTCGGCACCTCGGGGGCGTCCTCGAAATCGGCGAGGAGGTCCTCCTTGGAGCAGTTGAGCATCTCGACCTTGACGTTCTCGCGGAAGTCACACCGGTCGATGACGAACTTGAGGCCGCGCCACGCGGACTCGAGCTTCTGGAAGCTCGGGTTGTGGAGGATCTCGTCGATCTGCCGCGACAGCTTGACGTCGATCTCCGCGATCAGCGCGTCGACGAAGGCCTTGTCGACCTTCTCCCCCTCGCGCCGCGGGGC
The DNA window shown above is from Sorangium aterium and carries:
- a CDS encoding glycosyltransferase family 1 protein, with the protein product MKQAGPDLLCFSHLRWNFVFQRPNHLMSRFAQERRVYFVEEPMFEDGPPRLDARHVEANLTVIVPHLRRRAEPEEALAQQRHLLNSLVREQDIRQPILWLYTPMSLPIAADVEPSLVVYDCMDELSAFRGAPPLLRDRERELFARADLVFTGGQSLYEAKRAHHPSVYAFPSSVDAAHFAKARGQTSEPDDQRGVPRPRLGFFGVIDERLDIDLVARVAKERPDFQLVMLGPVVKIDPATLPRRPNIHWLGQRPYQDLPAYLRGWDVAIMPFALNEATRFISPTKTLEYLAAGKPVVSTAIRDVVTPYGDKKAVHIADASTFTAAVDAALSGPREEHVAIADEMVSATSWDRTWRSMSTLIADTLQSKRPSAARTGGDVPCSTT
- a CDS encoding LOG family protein — encoded protein: MRTLSRICVYCGSNPGVSPAYREAAVRLGELLAARGIGLVYGGGRVGLMGAVADAALARGGEVIGVIPGFLNQREIEHRGLTELRVVETMHQRKAEMAALADAFIALPGGVGTLEELFEVWTWTQLGSQDKPVGLLDVAGYYRPLIAFLDHVVAEQFMKPAHRAVLQVADDAPALLELLAAWRPSAEAKWMTPGER
- the glf gene encoding UDP-galactopyranose mutase, which encodes MFDYLIVGAGFAGSVLAERLASQMNRSVLLCDKRPHIGGNAYDCYDDAGILIHKYGPHIFHTASPRIFRYLSQFTGWRPYEHHVLAHVDGKLVPFPINVDTVNALYGTSYSPAEVEAFFARVAEPIKHCRTSEDAVVSKVGRELYEKFFRNYTRKQWGLDPSELDAAVASRVPARTNHDSRYFTDEFQAMPLRGYTRMFENMLDHKNIRVLLNTDYREFMNEVSFREMIYTGPVDAFFDFRYGKLPYRSIEFKFDTHDREVFQPNAVINYPNEHDYTRITEFKYLTGQEHPKTSVVYEFPRDEGDPYYPVPRPENGELYRKYKALAEATPNVRFVGRLATYRYYNMDQVVGQALATFDQIREATLDGAAVTVAA
- the tssC gene encoding type VI secretion system contractile sheath large subunit: MATETQAAGSAGVQTLEGGSLLDEILAETKMTPGDEGYDIAKRGVQAFISELVAPRREGEKVDKAFVDALIAEIDVKLSRQIDEILHNPSFQKLESAWRGLKFVIDRCDFRENVKVEMLNCSKEDLLADFEDAPEVPKSGLYKIVYSAEFGQFGGKPVGAIIANYEFGPGPQDIALLQKCAAVATMSHAPFIAAAGPQFFGLKDFQGLPNLKDLKALFEGPQYTKWNAFRETEDARYVGLVMPRFLLRLPFGANTVPVKAFNYEEDVVGKHDAYCWGNATYAFATRLADSFAKYRWCPNIIGPQAGGSVENLPLHQYEAMGEIQTKVPTEIMLTERREFELSEEGFIGLTFRKDSDNAAFFSANSAQKAKFFGQSDEGRAAEMNYRLGTQLPYMFIMCRIAHYLKVLQREQIGTWKERADLEKELNDWIGQYVADQDVVSAATRGRRPLRKAKIIVTEVPGNAGWYKVDMQVRPHFKYMGAFFTLSLVGKLDKE
- a CDS encoding glycoside hydrolase family 2 protein, translating into MSRQHLAQIGIPGSVPPTADSGGQGYPRPLLRREGWTSLNGPWEFALDPRAEWSSPADARFDRTIEVPFAPETPRSGIGNTGFFKACWYRRRVQVPELDASERLILHFGAVDYLARVWIDGSFAGDHEGGYTPFEIDITAHAKGREGVTIVVQAYDDPNELAKPRGKQDWKLEPHSIWYPRTTGIWQTVWLERVPRMHVDYLRWTPNLERWEIAVEVHVANAPVEGARVGVRLRIGDMTIANDQYTVVAGEVHRRITLSDPGIDDFRNELLWCPERPTLIDADIVLYDQAGMVIDRVKSYTALRSVAVRGDRFLLNGRAYLLRMVLDQGYWDGTGMTAPDDEALRRDVELTKQMGFNGARKHQKIEDPRYLYWADKLGLLVWEEMPSAYRHTRRSIERLARQWLEAIRRDLSHPCIVAWVPINESWGVPNLPDNANERHYVQALYHLTRSMDYTRPVIGNDGWESVATDIIGIHDYDPSPERIAGRYFAHDVVPKLLKRERPGGRALVLDPSVSHETAIVLSEFGGIAVAPVSGESGTWGYSACRTPEELAERYTALMKVINSLELLAGFCYTQFADTYQEANGLLYADRTPKFPLHSIAAATQGISLLGPNEAPSASIDGGMADMPALADMPGFADMGAPR